GCGACGCCGATGCCGGAGACGGCGACGGCCACCAGGGTGAGCGGGTAGGAGCCCCCGATCCCGGCGCACGCGACGCCGAGCCCGCCGACCACGACGCTCACCGGGAGCAGCCACGGCACCGGCCGCCGGTCCGCGAGCGCGCCGAACACCGGCTGCACGACCGAGGACAGCAGCGACGCGGCCAGGACGATGCCGGAGACGGCGGCGTAGGTGTAGGCCCGCTCGGCGACGAAGAACGGCACCAGCGAGGCCACGGCGCCCTGGTAGACGTCCACGCACGCGTGGGCCAGGGACAGGAGAGTGATCGGCCGGGTTCGCACCGGTTCATGGTCACCTGGGCGGACCCTGGCACGCTTCCGTTAATCTGCCACCTGATGCCGCAAATCCGCCACATGCCGCAGGCCCCCACCCGGACCCAGGTCCTGGCCCCGGGCGAACGCATCGACGCGCACCGGCACGACGACCACCAGATCGTCTACGCCGGCTCGGGTGTCCTCGCCGTCACCACCGGCACCGGGACGTGGTTCGCGCCCGGCACCCGCGCGATCTGGATCCCCGCCGGGTGCGTGCACGCCCACCTCGCCCACGGCCGCACCGATCTGCACCTGCTGGGCCTGCCCGCGGAGGCCAACCCGCTCGGCCTCGACCGGCCTGCCGTGCTCGCCGTGAGCCCGCTGCTGCGGGAACTGGTCCTGGCCGGCACGCGCACCCCCGACGACGGCTCGCCCGAACGGCGGCGGCTGCTCGCGGTGCTGGTCGACCAGCTGCGGGCCGCACCCCGGGAACCCGCCGGGCTGCCCACGCCGGCCGACCCGCGCCTGCGTGCGGTGTGCGACCTGCTGCGCCGCGACTGCGCCGACCCGCGCACCCTGGCCGAGCTGGGCGCCGCCGTCGGCGCGAGCGAACGCACCCTGAGCCGCCTCTTCACACACGACCTCGGCATGACGTTCACCCAGTGGCGCACCCAACTGCGGCTCTACCACGCACTGCGGCTCCTGGCCGACGGCCTCGGCGTGACGGCGGTGGCGCACCGCTGCGGCTGGTCGTCGGCCAGCGCCTTCATCGACGTGTTCCGCCGCGCCTACGGCACCACGCCCGGCAGCCACCGGCGGGACCGGCCGTGACCGTCCACATCAGACACCCTGGTCACCGGCGTTCTGCGCCCGCACCCGGGCCGCTTCGGCCCGGATGAACTCCTCGTCGTAGCGCTGGAACACGCGCGCCGGGTTGCCGGCCACCAGGCACCGGTCCGGCACGTCCTTGGCCACCACCGACATCGGCTGCACCGTGACGAAATCGCCGATCGTCACGCCCGGCATGACCACCACCAGGCTGCCGATGAAGCAGCCCTTGCCGATCCGCACCGGTTTGCGCTCGATCAGGTCGCTGCCCGGCCGGTTGTCCAGCATCATGTTCGCCAGCCAGCTGGAATGCGTGAACACCAGCGTGCCGACCCCGATGCTGGTGTGCTCGCCGATGGTCAGGCCGCCGCTGGCGTCCAGCGCGGCGCCCTCACCGATCCAGCAGTGCTCGCCGATCTCCAGCCGCTCCGGACTGATGATCTTCGCCCGCTCCCGGATCCGGGTGGTCCCGGGCAGGCCGAACAGCCGGGCGCGCTCGGCGTCGTTGAGGTACTGCCCGACGAGCTCGGTCAGGATCTGCGGGCGCAACCGGTTGCTGCGCTCGTCGTCGAAGAACATCAGCGGGCCGCCATCTTCGCCAGCACCCGCAGGTGCTCGCCCGCCACCACGTCCAGCGCGAAGTTGTTGCGCACGAACGCCTGCTGCCGGGCGGCCAGCGCCCGGCGCTTGCCCGGCTCGTCCAGCAGCTCGATCACGCGCGCCGCCACAGCCGCTGCGTCGTCGGGTTCGACGAGCAGGACGTTCCAGCCGTTGCGCAGTTCGAGCCCCGGGTAGTTGTCCTCGCCGACGGACGCGATGGTCGCGGTTCCGGCCGCCATCGCCTCCAGCGACGCGGTGCCGCAGCCGCCGTTGAGGTCGTGCGCCACGATGTCGGCCGCCGCCAGGTAGGACGGCACGTCGTCCTTGGGCACCGCGCCGGTGACCACGAACGCGTCCTCGACGCCGAGTTCCCTGGCGCGCTTGCGGAACGCGTCGTGGTAGACCCGGCCGACCACCAGCACCTTGACGTCCGGGTGCCGCTCGCGGATCGCCGGCATCGCCTCGACCAGCGGCAGCCGGTTGCGCAGCGGGATGACGTGCCCGAGCGAGACGATCAGCGGCCCGTCGATCCCGTGCTCGGCCCGGACATCCCGGCGCGGGGCGGAATCCAGGTGACCGGTGTCGACCGGGATCGGGAAGAACTCCGCATCGGTGACGCCGTACCGCTGCGCGCAGTAGTCCAGCCCGAGCTTGTCCAGGATGACGAACCGCGGCGCGATCGAGTTCAGGACCGGCCGCACCACGAGCGCGTCCAGCAGCCGGAACAGCCGGTCGTAGCGGCGCCGCTCGCTGACCAGCAGTGTGTGGATGGTCAGCAGCGAGGGCAGGCCGTGCTTGCGTGCGTACCGGCCGGCGAGCCAGGTGAGGTCGAAGAACTGGCCGTGCAGGTGCAGCGCGTCCGGGCGGAACTCGTCCAGCAGCCGCCGCAACCGGCGCCGGCTGCGCCGGTGCGGGGCGACGAAGCTGAGGTCGAAATCGATCGACAGACCGATCTGCGGCATCTGCACGGCCGGCAGCCGCACCACGCGGTAGCCGTCGCGCTCCTCGGTCTCCGGCGCGCCGCCGTAGGCCGCGGTGATCGCGAGGACCTCGTGGCCCTCGGCCGCGTACCGCTGGGCCAGCGACGCGGCCATGTGCGCGCTGCCGCCCACCCGGGGCGGGAAGAAGTTGTTGACGACGGCGATCCGCATCGGCCGCTGCCCGCCCGGCCCGGCGGCGGGCGCCCTCACCGGTAGCTCGCCACGAGGTCGCGCATGCCCTGCTCCACCGGGATCTCCGGCGCCCACCCGAGCACCTCCCGGGCTCGCGTGATGTCCGCGGCACGGCGCGAAACCAGCACGTCCCGCGGGTTGAACTCGGGCTCCACGTCCACGCCGACCGCGTCGATGAGGATCTTCGCCAGCGTCGCGATCGAGGTGTCCACACCGGTGCCGATGTTGATCGGCAGGTTCGCGGTTTCCGACTCGGACGCCAGCACCACGGCCCGCGCGAGGTCGGCGACGTGCACGAAATCCATCGACTGCTCGCCGCGGCCGTCAATCACCGGCGGTTTGCCCGCCCGCAGGCGCTGGATGAAGTGGTTGATGACCGAGGTGTAGTACGCCTCGATGCGCTGGCCCGGCCCGTACACGTTGAAGAACCGCAGCGCGATCCAGGACAGCCCCTTCTGCCGCTGGTAGAACCGCAGCAGGTCCTCGCCCGCGCGTTTGCTGATGCAGTACGGCGTGAGCGGGTCCAGCCGGTCGTCCTCGTGCATCGGCAGCTTGTCCGGCTCGCCGTACACCGATGCCGACGACGCGAAGACCAGCCGCCGCACGCCCTCGTCCGCGGCGGCGGCGAACACGTTGTGGTTGCCGGTCATGTTGATGTCGATCGACTCGTGCGGGTCGGCGATCGACTTGTTGATCGACACCGTGGCGAAGTGGATCACGTGGGTGCAGCCGCGCATCGCCTCGCGCACGGCGCCGCCGTAGCGGACGTCCGCCTCGACCAGCTCGACGTCACCGCCCGCGACGAACCCGGCGACCCGGTCGCGGTCACCGCGGGTCATGTTGTCCAGGATCCGCACCGCGTAGCCCCGCTCGGTGAGCAGCGGGATGGTGTGCCCGGCGATGAACCCGGCACCGCCGGTGAGCAGGACTCGCACTACAGCTCTCCTACGACTTCTCGGACGGATTCGACGACCCGCTCGACCTGCTCGTCGGTCAGGTCGGCGTGCATGGGCAGGGCCAGGTGCCGCCGGAACAGGTCCGCCGACACCGGCCGCGGCTCCTGGGGCCCGTACACCGGCTGCAGGTGCGAGGCGTAGGTGCCGAACGTGCACTGGATGCCGCGCGCCCGCAGCTTCGCGATGGCCTCGTCGCGGCCGGACTCGAGCAGCAGCAGGTACGCCTGCCACGGGTGCTCGCGGTCGGGCAGCTCGGCCGGGACCGCCACGCCGGGCAGGCCGGCGAACGCGTCGGAGTACCGTTTGGCGACCGCGCGGCGCGCCGCGAGCAGCCGTGGCAGCCGGTCCAGCTGGACGCGCAGGATCGCGGCCTGCACGTCGGAGAGCCGGAAGTTCCAGCCCAGCTCGTCGAACTCCGGGACCGCGAGCTCACCCTCGCGCGACAGGGCCGGCGCGATGCCGTAGGTGTGCAGCTTGCGGGCGTGCTCGATCAGATCGGCGCGGTCCGAGACGAGCGCGCCGCCCTCGCCCGCGGTGATGCCTTTGCGGCCGTGGAAGGAGAACGCGGCCAGGTCGGCGAGGCTGCCCGCCGGGCGGCCGCGGTAGGTCGCCCCGGCCGAGCAGGCGGCGTCCTCGAACAGCCACAGGCCGTGCCGGTCGGCGATCGCGCGGTAGGCGTCGAACTCGCCGGGCTGCCCGGCCACGTCGACGGCCAGTATCCCGACGGTGCGGGGCGTGACCAGCGCCTCGACGGACGCGGGGTCGGCCGCGAACGAGTCGGCGCGGACGTCGGCGAACACCGGCGTCGCCCCCGCCTGCCGCACCGCGTGCCCGGTGGCGGGGAAGGTGTAGTCCCCGACGATCACCTCGTCGCCCGGCCGCACCCCGAGCACGCGCAGCCCGAGGAACAGGGCGGCACCGCAGCTGCTGGTCGCCAGGGCGTGCGCGGTGCCGGTGGCGTCGGCGAAGCGCTCCTCGAACCGGCGGCACGCCGGTCCGGCACCCGCGAGCCAGCCCGACGCGAACACCTCGGCCACGGCGGCGAGCTCTTCCTCACCGACCGTGGGACGGCCGAGCGGGACGGGTTCGGACATGAGTCTCCTTCGGGTCGGGCCGCAGTCTAAGCAGGAGCCCCCGCCACACGATCGGGCGAGGACCCGGTTACCGGCGTATACGCTGTCCGCGTGGTGAACCGGGTTGCCGTCATCGGCGGCGGAATCATCGGCCTCGCGACCGCGTGGGAGCTGACCCGGCGCGGGTCGGCGGTGACCGTGCTGGAGAAGGAGGACCGCTGGGCCGCGCACCAGACCGGCCACAACTCCAACGTCGTGCACGCCGGTCTGTACTACAAGCCGGGCTCGGCCAAGGCGCGGATGTCCGTGGCGGGTAACCGGTCCATTGTGGAGTTCGCCCGCGAGCACGGGGTGCCGGTCGAGGTGTGCGGCAAGCTGGTGGTCGCCACCAGCGAGGCCGAACTGCCCGCGCTCGCGGTGCTGGCCGAGCGGGCCGAGGCCAACGGTGTGCCGGCCAAGCTGATCAGCGCCGCCGAGGCCCGCGAATACGAGCCCGAGGTGGCGTGCGTGCGGGCGCTGCGCGTCGAATCCACCGGGATCATCGACTTCCCCCGGGTGTGCACCGCGCTGGTCCGCCTGCTCACCGAACACGGCGCCGACCTGCGGCTGGGCACCGCCGCGCTGGGCATCCGGCCGGGCGCGACGGGCGGTGTGGAGGTCGCGACCGGGGACGCGGTGCTGCGCGCCGACGCACTGGTCAACTGCGCCGGCCTCCAGTCCGACCGGGTCGCGGAACTCGCCGGGCTGCGGCCGGGCGCGCGGATCGTGCCGTTCCGCGGCGAGTACTACCAGCTGCGACCCGAACGGCGGCACCTGGTGCGCGGGCTCATCTACCCGGTCCCCGACCCGGCGCTGCCGTTCCTGGGCGTGCACCTGACCCGCATGCTCGACGGCAGCGTGCACGCCGGGCCGAACGCGGTGCTGGCGCTGCGGCGGGAGGGCTACCGGTGGCGGGACGTTTCACCGGCGGACATCGTCGACATCGCCCGGTTCCCCGGCTCGTGGCGGCTGGCGCGGAAGTGGGCCTACCCGACCGGGCTGGACGAGGTGCGGCGATCGCTGTCCAAGCGCCGGTTCGCGGCCGGCCTGGCACGGCTGGTGCCCGCGGTCGGCCCGGACGACATCGTGCGCCACGGATCCGGGGTGCGCGCCCAGGCGCTGCGCCCGGACGGTTCGCTGGTCGACGACTTCCTGATCGAGACCGCACCGCACCAGGTGCACGTCCTCAACGCCCCCTCCCCCGCCGCCACGAGCGCGCTGGAGATCGCGAAGTACGTGGCCGACCAGGTCGGCTGACGCCCGGCAGCCAACACGCCGCGTTCAAGAGCCAACACGCCGCGTCGAGCGGCCAACACACCGCGTCCAACGGCGAACACGGCGCCACGAGCGGCCAACACGCGCGTGTTTGCCGCTCCGGGCGGTGGGTTGGCCGCTCCGGGCGGTGGGTTGGCTCGTGCGGGACGGGTCAGCGGTGCGGCAGATGCCCGGCCACGCTCGGCGCGGCCCGATCGGCCACCACGCAGGCCTTGCTCTCGTCCGACCAGTTCCGGCTGGCGATGACGACGAACTCGTGCTCGCCGAACTTGGCGGCCAGTTCGCACATCCAGTAGCCCATCGAGTAGGAATAGCGCTGCCACGTGATGCCGCCCAGGTGCTCCTCCCCGGCCGGCTCCATGGCGAAGTACTCCTCGATCGACTGACCGGTGTGGAAGTACGCCTGCAGCGAGTCGTCGCGATTGCCGTCCGGTCCGGGCGGCAGCCAGTCGCAGCTCGCCGGCAGCCCCAGTTTCGGGTCGACCGGGATCGAGGTGCCCGCGCCCAGGCCCAGCGAGGCGGCCTCGTCGATGGTGAGCAACGTGCACGGATCGGTCGACGGCGCCGGGGTCACCGTCACGCGGCCGGGGGCCGGCTGCGGGGTGCCGCTGACCGCGGTGGTGCACGCGCTGACCAGGCCCGCCGCGGCCACCGCGACGGCGATCCGCCACCTCACTGAAAGCCTCCCCGTGCGGGTCCACCCGCGCGGTGACGCACGGCGTGCTCGGTTGTCGCACGCCGAACCTAGCGTGTCGGCCGCGGGCGCGAAGCGGCCGCCGACCGGGTAGGGCGAAAGTCGCTGGTCGGGCTCGTTACGCTGGAGCGCATCCCTACCGGCTCGCACCTGGAGTACCGATGCACGACCCCCGCCAGCTGCTCGACCCCGAGGTGGACGCGGCCGCCAAGCTGCGCCGCCGCGGGTATGTGCTCGACACCGACCACCTGAGCAAACTGGTGAGCAGGCGGTCCTCCGTGATCAGCGAGGGTGACCAGGCGCGCGCCGAGTCGAAGAAGGCCGCGGCCGAGGTCGGCGCCGCCGCGAAGCGCGGTGCGGACGTCGCC
The sequence above is a segment of the Amycolatopsis viridis genome. Coding sequences within it:
- a CDS encoding DegT/DnrJ/EryC1/StrS family aminotransferase, with amino-acid sequence MSEPVPLGRPTVGEEELAAVAEVFASGWLAGAGPACRRFEERFADATGTAHALATSSCGAALFLGLRVLGVRPGDEVIVGDYTFPATGHAVRQAGATPVFADVRADSFAADPASVEALVTPRTVGILAVDVAGQPGEFDAYRAIADRHGLWLFEDAACSAGATYRGRPAGSLADLAAFSFHGRKGITAGEGGALVSDRADLIEHARKLHTYGIAPALSREGELAVPEFDELGWNFRLSDVQAAILRVQLDRLPRLLAARRAVAKRYSDAFAGLPGVAVPAELPDREHPWQAYLLLLESGRDEAIAKLRARGIQCTFGTYASHLQPVYGPQEPRPVSADLFRRHLALPMHADLTDEQVERVVESVREVVGEL
- a CDS encoding NAD-dependent epimerase/dehydratase family protein, encoding MRVLLTGGAGFIAGHTIPLLTERGYAVRILDNMTRGDRDRVAGFVAGGDVELVEADVRYGGAVREAMRGCTHVIHFATVSINKSIADPHESIDINMTGNHNVFAAAADEGVRRLVFASSASVYGEPDKLPMHEDDRLDPLTPYCISKRAGEDLLRFYQRQKGLSWIALRFFNVYGPGQRIEAYYTSVINHFIQRLRAGKPPVIDGRGEQSMDFVHVADLARAVVLASESETANLPINIGTGVDTSIATLAKILIDAVGVDVEPEFNPRDVLVSRRAADITRAREVLGWAPEIPVEQGMRDLVASYR
- a CDS encoding glycosyltransferase family 4 protein, with amino-acid sequence MRAPAAGPGGQRPMRIAVVNNFFPPRVGGSAHMAASLAQRYAAEGHEVLAITAAYGGAPETEERDGYRVVRLPAVQMPQIGLSIDFDLSFVAPHRRSRRRLRRLLDEFRPDALHLHGQFFDLTWLAGRYARKHGLPSLLTIHTLLVSERRRYDRLFRLLDALVVRPVLNSIAPRFVILDKLGLDYCAQRYGVTDAEFFPIPVDTGHLDSAPRRDVRAEHGIDGPLIVSLGHVIPLRNRLPLVEAMPAIRERHPDVKVLVVGRVYHDAFRKRARELGVEDAFVVTGAVPKDDVPSYLAAADIVAHDLNGGCGTASLEAMAAGTATIASVGEDNYPGLELRNGWNVLLVEPDDAAAVAARVIELLDEPGKRRALAARQQAFVRNNFALDVVAGEHLRVLAKMAAR
- the lhgO gene encoding L-2-hydroxyglutarate oxidase gives rise to the protein MNRVAVIGGGIIGLATAWELTRRGSAVTVLEKEDRWAAHQTGHNSNVVHAGLYYKPGSAKARMSVAGNRSIVEFAREHGVPVEVCGKLVVATSEAELPALAVLAERAEANGVPAKLISAAEAREYEPEVACVRALRVESTGIIDFPRVCTALVRLLTEHGADLRLGTAALGIRPGATGGVEVATGDAVLRADALVNCAGLQSDRVAELAGLRPGARIVPFRGEYYQLRPERRHLVRGLIYPVPDPALPFLGVHLTRMLDGSVHAGPNAVLALRREGYRWRDVSPADIVDIARFPGSWRLARKWAYPTGLDEVRRSLSKRRFAAGLARLVPAVGPDDIVRHGSGVRAQALRPDGSLVDDFLIETAPHQVHVLNAPSPAATSALEIAKYVADQVG
- a CDS encoding acyltransferase, whose protein sequence is MFFDDERSNRLRPQILTELVGQYLNDAERARLFGLPGTTRIRERAKIISPERLEIGEHCWIGEGAALDASGGLTIGEHTSIGVGTLVFTHSSWLANMMLDNRPGSDLIERKPVRIGKGCFIGSLVVVMPGVTIGDFVTVQPMSVVAKDVPDRCLVAGNPARVFQRYDEEFIRAEAARVRAQNAGDQGV
- a CDS encoding AraC family transcriptional regulator, whose translation is MPQIRHMPQAPTRTQVLAPGERIDAHRHDDHQIVYAGSGVLAVTTGTGTWFAPGTRAIWIPAGCVHAHLAHGRTDLHLLGLPAEANPLGLDRPAVLAVSPLLRELVLAGTRTPDDGSPERRRLLAVLVDQLRAAPREPAGLPTPADPRLRAVCDLLRRDCADPRTLAELGAAVGASERTLSRLFTHDLGMTFTQWRTQLRLYHALRLLADGLGVTAVAHRCGWSSASAFIDVFRRAYGTTPGSHRRDRP
- a CDS encoding DUF3558 family protein; the encoded protein is MRWRIAVAVAAAGLVSACTTAVSGTPQPAPGRVTVTPAPSTDPCTLLTIDEAASLGLGAGTSIPVDPKLGLPASCDWLPPGPDGNRDDSLQAYFHTGQSIEEYFAMEPAGEEHLGGITWQRYSYSMGYWMCELAAKFGEHEFVVIASRNWSDESKACVVADRAAPSVAGHLPHR